The proteins below come from a single Streptomyces sp. MRC013 genomic window:
- a CDS encoding serine protease, with the protein MKNTLVRALKRFAAAGAVVLAAVSLQPTSASAAPAPIVGGTRVAQGEFPWMVRLSMGCGGSLITPQIVLTAAHCVDGSGYNTSITATAGVVDLQSTSAIRARSTRVYRAPGYSGTGKDWALIKLDRPINLPTLNIATTTAYNSGTFTIAGWGANREGGSQQRYMLKAQVPFISDTVCRQSYGELVPSEELCAGYPSGGVDSCQGDSGGPMFRRDANGAWIQVGIVSWGQGCARPNYPGVYTEVSTFASAIKSAAASL; encoded by the coding sequence TTGAAGAACACCCTGGTACGCGCCCTGAAGAGGTTCGCCGCAGCCGGCGCGGTCGTCCTCGCCGCGGTCAGCCTCCAGCCCACCTCCGCCTCCGCCGCCCCCGCCCCCATCGTCGGCGGCACACGCGTGGCCCAGGGCGAATTCCCCTGGATGGTCCGCCTCTCCATGGGATGCGGCGGCTCCCTGATCACCCCGCAGATCGTCCTCACCGCCGCCCACTGCGTCGACGGCTCCGGCTACAACACCAGCATCACCGCCACCGCCGGCGTGGTCGACCTCCAGAGCACCTCCGCGATCAGGGCCCGCTCCACCAGGGTCTACCGGGCCCCCGGCTACAGCGGCACCGGCAAGGACTGGGCGCTGATCAAGCTCGACAGGCCCATCAACCTCCCCACCCTCAACATCGCCACCACCACCGCCTACAACAGCGGCACCTTCACCATCGCCGGCTGGGGCGCCAACCGCGAAGGCGGCAGCCAGCAGCGCTACATGCTCAAGGCCCAGGTGCCCTTCATCTCCGACACCGTCTGCAGGCAGTCCTACGGCGAACTGGTCCCCTCCGAAGAGCTCTGCGCCGGTTACCCCAGCGGCGGCGTCGACAGCTGCCAGGGCGACTCCGGCGGCCCCATGTTCCGCCGCGACGCCAACGGCGCCTGGATCCAGGTCGGCATCGTCAGCTGGGGCCAGGGCTGCGCCCGGCCCAACTACCCCGGCGTCTACACCGAAGTCTCCACCTTCGCCTCCGCCATCAAGTCGGCGGCCGCCTCCCTGTGA
- a CDS encoding glutamate synthase subunit beta: protein MADPKGFLTTGREDAPNRPVGERVKDWNEVRVPGSLLPIVSRQASRCMDCGIPFCHNGCPLGNLVPEWNDLVYREDWAAAHERLHATNNFPEFTGRLCPAPCEAACVLGIDQPAVTIKNVEVSIIDRAWESGSVTPRPPERLSGRTVAVVGSGPAGLAAAQQLTRAGHTVAVYERADRVGGLLRYGIPEFKMEKRHINRRIEQMRAEGTRFRTGVEVGRDLTAGDLRRRYDAVVVAAGATTPRDLPVPGRGLKGVHQAMEYLPLANKVQEGDFVTPPITAEGKHVVVIGGGDTGADCVGTAHRQGALSVIQLEIMPRPGEERAPHQPWPTFPVLYKVTSAHEEGGERIYSVSTTRFEGDEDGDVQWLHLVEVEFTDGRPTPRPGTERRIPAQLVTLALGFTGTDVANGLVEQFGLELDERGNIARDADFQTNVPGVFVAGDAGRGQSLIVWAIAEGRSAARGVDRYLTGASDLPAPIRPTDRALTA, encoded by the coding sequence ATGGCTGACCCCAAGGGCTTCCTGACCACCGGGCGCGAAGACGCCCCGAACCGCCCGGTGGGCGAACGCGTCAAGGACTGGAACGAGGTCCGCGTCCCCGGCTCCCTCCTGCCGATCGTCAGCAGGCAGGCGTCGCGGTGCATGGACTGCGGCATCCCGTTCTGCCACAACGGCTGCCCCCTCGGAAACCTCGTTCCCGAGTGGAACGACCTCGTCTACCGCGAGGACTGGGCCGCCGCCCACGAGCGGCTGCACGCCACCAACAACTTCCCCGAGTTCACCGGCCGGTTGTGCCCCGCCCCCTGCGAGGCGGCGTGCGTCCTCGGCATCGACCAGCCGGCCGTCACCATCAAGAACGTCGAGGTCTCGATCATCGACAGGGCGTGGGAGTCCGGCAGCGTCACCCCGCGCCCCCCGGAGCGCCTCTCCGGCAGGACCGTCGCCGTCGTCGGCTCCGGCCCGGCCGGCCTCGCCGCCGCCCAGCAACTCACCCGTGCCGGCCACACGGTCGCCGTGTACGAGCGCGCGGACCGCGTCGGCGGACTGCTCCGGTACGGCATCCCCGAGTTCAAGATGGAGAAGCGGCACATCAACCGGCGCATCGAGCAGATGCGCGCCGAGGGCACCCGCTTCCGCACCGGCGTCGAGGTCGGCCGCGACCTGACCGCCGGAGACCTGCGCAGGCGCTACGACGCCGTCGTCGTCGCGGCCGGCGCCACCACCCCCCGCGACCTGCCCGTCCCCGGCCGTGGACTCAAGGGCGTCCACCAGGCGATGGAGTACCTGCCGCTCGCCAACAAGGTGCAGGAGGGCGACTTCGTCACCCCGCCGATCACCGCCGAGGGCAAGCACGTCGTCGTCATCGGCGGCGGCGACACCGGCGCGGACTGCGTGGGCACCGCCCACCGCCAGGGCGCCCTGTCCGTCATCCAACTGGAGATCATGCCCAGGCCGGGGGAGGAGCGCGCCCCGCACCAGCCGTGGCCGACCTTCCCCGTGCTGTACAAGGTCACCTCCGCCCACGAGGAGGGCGGCGAGCGGATCTACTCCGTCTCCACCACCCGCTTCGAGGGCGACGAGGACGGCGACGTCCAGTGGCTGCACCTGGTGGAGGTGGAGTTCACCGACGGCAGGCCGACTCCCAGGCCCGGCACCGAACGGCGGATCCCCGCCCAGCTGGTCACCCTCGCCCTGGGCTTCACCGGCACCGACGTCGCCAACGGCCTGGTCGAGCAGTTCGGCCTGGAACTCGACGAGCGCGGCAACATCGCCCGCGACGCCGACTTCCAGACCAACGTGCCGGGCGTCTTCGTCGCCGGCGACGCCGGCCGCGGCCAGTCGCTCATCGTCTGGGCCATCGCCGAGGGCCGCTCCGCCGCCCGCGGAGTGGACCGGTACCTGACCGGCGCCAGCGACCTGCCGGCCCCGATCCGCCCGACCGACCGCGCGCTGACGGCCTGA
- a CDS encoding VOC family protein has translation MSSLVRHVTVDCADAYALASFWSAVLEAPLADDDRPGDPEATVLAPGAGLLFVTVPEGKTTKNRLHLDLQPQDRTRDEEVDRLLALGATLVSDRRRPDGTGWAVLADIEGNEFCVERSAAERAA, from the coding sequence ATGAGTTCCCTCGTGAGACATGTGACCGTCGACTGCGCCGACGCCTACGCGCTGGCCTCCTTCTGGTCCGCCGTCCTGGAAGCCCCCCTCGCCGACGACGACCGTCCCGGCGACCCGGAGGCTACCGTGCTGGCCCCCGGCGCCGGCCTCCTCTTCGTGACCGTTCCGGAGGGGAAGACCACCAAGAACCGGCTGCACCTCGACCTCCAGCCGCAGGACCGCACCCGCGACGAGGAGGTCGACCGCCTCCTCGCCCTCGGCGCGACCCTCGTCTCCGACCGGCGCCGCCCGGACGGCACCGGCTGGGCGGTCCTGGCCGACATCGAGGGCAACGAGTTCTGCGTCGAACGTAGCGCCGCCGAACGCGCGGCCTGA
- the pepN gene encoding aminopeptidase N gives MAPMPVLTREEAQTRARTLDVHHYRIDLDLTTGDQTFDSTTVIQFTARTAGDTFVDIKPATLRGATLDGKPLDPATLDDNRLPLTGLTEGPHELRVDAAMPYSRTGEGMHRFTDPADGETYTYTQLFLDDAQRVIAAFDQPDLKATFDVTVTAPHNWTVLANSVTTRRNDGRWKAATTPRIPTYLLAVAAGPWHSVRTTHAGLPFGLHCRRSLAPHLDTDAAEILDTTRRCFDRYHEKFDEPYPFDSYDQAFVPEFNAGAMENPGLVTFRDEYIFRSAVTTTERQTRAVTIAHEMAHMWFGNLVTLTWWDDIWLNESFAEYMGYQIVNEATTRYPDTWIDYGITRKPWGYDADQRPSTHAVAPHPDAVPDTASALLNFDGISYAKGASAIRQLVTWIGEKDFLTGINTHFARHKFGNATLADLIDNLTTATDRDVHTWAHTWLRTTGVDTLTADITTAPGQWTLTLHRHGNRPHRTTIGAYDHDIADKHTLVLRERHETDIPQNAPHTRPGPRPALVLPNEHDLTYTKVRLDPTSLKTALHSISGTPDPLTRAVLWNTLRDMVRDGDLPPTDYLTTAHHHLPRETDASLVDSVLHFAVHQIADRYLPTRQRTTARTTLTDITRNLIRRTEDGENPGLRLTAVRHFIDCTDHTGTLHSWLNDDAVPGGPDLDPELRWRILRRLAVLGATDETAITAELHRDPSATGQEGAARCRAALPTPEAKATAWQRMFHDDTLSNYLFTATAEGFWQPEHTDLLTPYTTRYYPEAATLAARRGPAIATATGRQAFPGYTVTTENLRLGEEHLTTTDLTPALRRQLVDRLDDLRRALRIRRA, from the coding sequence ATGGCCCCCATGCCCGTACTGACACGCGAAGAGGCGCAGACCCGAGCCCGGACCCTGGACGTCCACCACTACAGGATCGACCTCGACCTGACCACCGGCGACCAGACCTTCGACTCCACCACCGTCATCCAGTTCACCGCCCGCACCGCCGGCGACACCTTCGTCGACATCAAACCGGCCACCCTGCGCGGCGCCACCCTCGACGGGAAACCCCTCGATCCCGCCACCCTGGACGACAACCGCCTCCCCCTCACCGGCCTCACCGAAGGCCCCCACGAACTCCGCGTCGACGCCGCCATGCCCTACTCGCGAACCGGCGAAGGCATGCACCGCTTCACCGACCCCGCCGACGGCGAAACCTACACCTACACACAACTCTTCCTCGACGACGCACAACGCGTCATCGCCGCCTTCGACCAACCCGACCTCAAAGCCACCTTCGACGTCACCGTCACCGCCCCCCACAACTGGACCGTCCTCGCCAACAGCGTCACCACCCGCCGGAACGACGGCCGCTGGAAAGCCGCCACCACCCCCCGCATCCCCACCTACCTCCTCGCCGTCGCCGCCGGCCCCTGGCACTCCGTCCGCACCACCCACGCCGGCCTCCCCTTCGGCCTCCACTGCCGCCGCTCCCTCGCCCCCCACCTCGACACCGACGCCGCCGAAATCCTCGACACCACCCGGCGCTGCTTCGACCGCTACCACGAAAAATTCGACGAACCCTACCCCTTCGACTCCTACGACCAGGCTTTCGTCCCCGAATTCAACGCCGGCGCCATGGAAAACCCCGGCCTCGTCACCTTCCGCGACGAATACATCTTCCGCTCCGCCGTCACCACCACCGAACGCCAAACCCGCGCCGTCACCATCGCCCATGAAATGGCCCACATGTGGTTCGGCAACCTCGTCACCCTCACCTGGTGGGACGACATCTGGCTCAACGAGTCCTTCGCCGAATACATGGGCTACCAAATCGTCAACGAAGCCACCACCCGATACCCCGACACCTGGATCGACTACGGCATCACCCGCAAACCCTGGGGATACGACGCCGACCAGCGCCCCTCCACCCACGCCGTCGCCCCCCACCCCGACGCCGTCCCCGACACCGCCTCCGCCCTCCTCAACTTCGACGGCATCTCCTACGCAAAGGGTGCCTCCGCGATCCGCCAACTCGTCACCTGGATCGGCGAGAAAGACTTCCTCACCGGCATCAACACCCACTTCGCCCGCCACAAATTCGGCAACGCCACCCTCGCCGACCTCATCGACAACCTCACCACCGCCACCGACCGCGACGTCCACACCTGGGCCCACACCTGGCTCCGCACCACCGGCGTCGACACCCTCACCGCCGACATCACCACCGCCCCCGGCCAGTGGACCCTCACCCTCCACCGCCACGGCAACCGCCCCCACCGCACCACCATCGGCGCCTACGACCACGACATCGCCGACAAGCACACCCTCGTCCTACGCGAACGCCACGAAACGGACATCCCCCAGAACGCGCCCCACACCCGCCCCGGCCCCCGACCCGCACTCGTCCTCCCCAACGAACACGACCTCACCTACACCAAAGTCCGCCTCGACCCCACCTCCCTGAAAACCGCCCTCCACAGCATCTCCGGCACCCCCGACCCCCTCACCCGCGCAGTCCTCTGGAACACCCTGCGCGACATGGTCCGCGACGGCGACCTCCCCCCCACCGACTACCTCACCACCGCCCACCACCACCTCCCCCGGGAAACCGACGCCTCCCTCGTCGACAGCGTCCTCCACTTCGCCGTCCACCAGATCGCCGACCGCTACCTCCCCACCCGACAGCGCACCACCGCCCGCACCACCCTCACCGACATCACCCGCAACCTCATCCGCCGCACCGAAGACGGCGAAAACCCCGGTCTCCGCCTCACCGCCGTACGCCACTTCATCGACTGCACCGACCACACCGGCACCCTCCACAGCTGGCTCAACGACGACGCCGTCCCCGGAGGCCCCGACCTCGATCCCGAACTGCGCTGGCGCATCCTCCGGCGCCTCGCCGTGCTCGGCGCCACCGACGAAACCGCCATCACCGCCGAACTCCACCGCGACCCCAGCGCCACCGGCCAAGAAGGCGCCGCCCGCTGCCGCGCCGCCCTCCCCACCCCCGAAGCCAAGGCCACCGCCTGGCAACGGATGTTCCACGACGACACCCTCTCCAACTACCTCTTCACCGCCACCGCCGAAGGCTTCTGGCAACCCGAACACACCGACCTCCTCACCCCCTACACCACCCGCTACTACCCCGAAGCCGCCACCCTCGCCGCCCGCCGCGGCCCCGCCATCGCCACCGCCACCGGCCGCCAGGCCTTCCCCGGCTACACCGTCACCACCGAGAACCTCCGCCTCGGCGAGGAACACCTCACCACCACCGACCTCACCCCCGCACTCCGCCGCCAACTCGTCGACCGCCTCGACGACCTCCGCCGCGCCCTCCGCATCCGCCGAGCCTGA
- a CDS encoding winged helix-turn-helix domain-containing protein, with protein MKIDRTRAMWPQIAAAITQRIKDGTYPPGSKIPSVVQIAAEFEVVNSTAQRAMEAVRAEGLTRAEKGMGTFVLTPEERESS; from the coding sequence GTGAAAATCGATCGAACGCGTGCGATGTGGCCGCAGATTGCCGCTGCGATCACGCAGCGCATCAAGGATGGGACCTACCCGCCCGGCAGCAAGATCCCCAGTGTGGTGCAGATCGCTGCGGAGTTCGAAGTCGTCAACAGCACAGCTCAACGGGCCATGGAGGCTGTGCGCGCCGAGGGGCTGACACGAGCGGAGAAGGGCATGGGCACCTTCGTGCTGACTCCGGAGGAGCGGGAGAGCTCCTGA
- a CDS encoding VWA domain-containing protein, with the protein MAIDLRKIEQTAPALVDLYKRAGTSLRRHGLEGQRAAVYLVVDHSGSMRPYYRDGSVQALADRVLGLAAHLDDDGRVPVVFFSTGVDAVADIELADHRGRIGRIAAGLGHMGRTNYHVAMDTVIDHYLDSGTTAPALVVFQTDGGPSDRALTEKYVCKAARLPVFWRFVGFGDPRSSRFDFLRRLDELPVPQRRPVDNAGFFHAGTDPLRVPDDVLYDRLVEELPSWLAAARARGIAPGTAPAAAPAAPNGSLVS; encoded by the coding sequence ATGGCCATCGACCTCCGCAAGATCGAGCAGACCGCGCCCGCGCTGGTCGACCTCTACAAGCGTGCGGGCACCTCCCTGCGCAGACACGGCCTGGAGGGACAGCGGGCGGCGGTCTACCTGGTCGTCGACCACTCCGGCTCCATGCGCCCCTACTACCGGGACGGCAGCGTCCAGGCCCTGGCGGACCGGGTGCTGGGGCTCGCCGCGCACCTGGACGACGACGGGCGCGTCCCGGTCGTCTTCTTCTCCACCGGCGTCGACGCCGTCGCCGACATCGAACTCGCCGACCACCGGGGGCGGATCGGCCGGATCGCGGCGGGCCTGGGCCACATGGGCCGGACCAACTACCACGTGGCCATGGACACCGTCATCGACCACTACCTGGACAGCGGCACCACCGCCCCGGCGCTCGTCGTCTTCCAGACCGACGGCGGGCCCTCCGACCGGGCGCTCACGGAGAAGTACGTCTGCAAGGCGGCCCGGCTGCCGGTGTTCTGGCGGTTCGTGGGCTTCGGCGACCCCCGCAGCAGCCGGTTCGACTTCCTGCGCCGCCTCGACGAACTGCCCGTGCCACAGCGGCGGCCCGTCGACAACGCCGGCTTCTTCCACGCCGGGACGGACCCCCTCCGGGTCCCCGACGACGTCCTGTACGACCGGCTGGTGGAGGAACTCCCGTCCTGGCTCGCGGCCGCACGCGCCCGCGGCATCGCCCCCGGGACGGCCCCGGCGGCGGCCCCGGCGGCGCCGAATGGCAGCCTGGTCTCATGA
- a CDS encoding ankyrin repeat domain-containing protein: MTMVPAPVHKDLFEAVHEGDDDAVVRLLRSGAPAEATGEDGGTVLYAAAVGGRTGIVRLLLAAGADPGRGSGGGGGDLPLCGAACNGRTATVRALLAAGAWPDQSEEFGYTALAWAARQGHAGVARALLEYGADPGAAGPDGAPPLVAAARRGSVPVVRALLEHGAPGRAEALAEARAWLGRDVERAVREELAETYGEGVRTVVRRVREDGGVTVVVEVLRDGRPVAGRERQTGHAAIATLLEAALGERTPPEELAGRALRCGDPSLDDWTRAVEVLGRRGDEGTFQAAAAWCADGDPLRQALGADVLARLTAPDGRAGAFAARAVPVLRELAREAREAEVVLSVVRALGALGDASVLPDVLRHAVHPDARVRRGVAAAVTGLLPEGHREGVAALVALARDGDAAVRAAAVRALASSPDDSPAARGALAARLEDRSPDPVVAAEAARGLAVRQDERAVETLEALLTTEDPGGPAYAVALAAVEHVRDGAARRRLESTTPRRR; this comes from the coding sequence ATGACGATGGTGCCCGCCCCTGTTCACAAGGATCTGTTCGAGGCCGTCCACGAGGGTGACGACGACGCCGTGGTGCGGTTGCTCCGGTCCGGTGCGCCCGCCGAGGCGACCGGGGAGGACGGCGGCACCGTCCTGTACGCCGCCGCGGTGGGCGGCCGCACCGGGATCGTGCGGCTGCTGCTGGCCGCCGGGGCCGACCCGGGGCGGGGCAGCGGCGGGGGCGGCGGCGACCTGCCGCTGTGCGGCGCGGCGTGCAACGGCCGCACGGCGACGGTGCGGGCGCTGCTGGCGGCGGGCGCGTGGCCGGACCAGTCGGAGGAGTTCGGGTACACGGCGCTGGCCTGGGCGGCGCGCCAGGGGCACGCCGGTGTGGCGCGGGCGCTGCTGGAGTACGGCGCCGACCCGGGCGCCGCCGGACCGGACGGGGCGCCGCCGCTGGTGGCGGCGGCGCGGCGCGGGTCGGTGCCGGTGGTGCGGGCGCTGCTGGAGCACGGCGCGCCGGGGCGGGCGGAGGCGCTGGCGGAGGCCCGGGCGTGGCTGGGCCGGGACGTGGAGCGCGCCGTGCGGGAGGAGCTGGCGGAGACGTACGGGGAGGGGGTCCGGACCGTGGTGCGGCGCGTCCGGGAGGACGGCGGGGTGACGGTCGTCGTGGAGGTCCTGCGGGACGGCCGGCCGGTCGCCGGGCGCGAGCGGCAGACCGGGCACGCGGCGATCGCCACCCTGCTGGAGGCCGCGCTGGGCGAGCGCACGCCGCCGGAGGAGCTGGCCGGGCGGGCGCTGCGGTGCGGCGACCCGTCGCTGGACGACTGGACGCGGGCGGTGGAGGTGCTGGGGCGGCGCGGGGACGAGGGGACGTTCCAAGCGGCGGCCGCGTGGTGCGCGGACGGCGACCCGCTGCGGCAGGCGCTCGGCGCGGACGTGCTGGCCCGGCTCACCGCCCCGGACGGGCGGGCCGGGGCGTTCGCCGCGCGGGCGGTGCCGGTGCTGCGGGAGCTGGCCCGGGAGGCGCGGGAGGCGGAGGTGGTCCTGTCGGTGGTGCGGGCGCTGGGGGCGCTGGGCGACGCGTCGGTGCTGCCGGACGTACTGCGGCACGCCGTCCATCCGGACGCGCGCGTGCGGCGCGGGGTCGCCGCGGCCGTGACCGGTCTCCTGCCGGAGGGGCACCGGGAGGGGGTCGCCGCGCTGGTGGCGCTGGCCCGCGACGGGGACGCGGCGGTGCGGGCGGCGGCGGTGCGCGCCCTGGCCTCCTCCCCCGACGACTCCCCCGCCGCGCGGGGCGCGCTGGCCGCCCGGCTGGAGGACCGGTCGCCGGACCCGGTGGTCGCGGCGGAGGCGGCGCGGGGACTGGCCGTACGGCAGGACGAGCGGGCGGTGGAGACGCTGGAGGCGCTGCTGACGACGGAGGACCCGGGCGGGCCGGCGTACGCGGTGGCGCTGGCCGCCGTGGAGCACGTACGGGACGGGGCGGCGCGGCGACGCCTGGAGTCGACGACGCCGCGCCGGCGCTGA
- a CDS encoding chorismate mutase, with protein sequence MNTGDKHDTGETDDPVTAELTRLRESIDNIDAAVVHMLAERFKCTQQVGLLKARHHLPPADPPREARQIARLRQLAETANLDPAFAEKLLNFIIAEVIRHHERIAVAPPPPATPAPPATPTTAPPATTPPTDRYDGTHSPSPPHQAAWPPCPY encoded by the coding sequence ATGAACACCGGCGACAAGCACGACACCGGCGAAACCGACGACCCCGTCACCGCCGAACTCACCCGCCTGCGCGAAAGCATCGACAACATCGACGCGGCCGTCGTCCACATGCTGGCCGAACGGTTCAAATGCACCCAGCAGGTCGGCCTCCTCAAAGCACGCCACCACCTACCGCCCGCCGACCCCCCACGCGAAGCCCGCCAGATCGCCCGCCTCCGCCAACTGGCCGAAACCGCCAACCTCGACCCCGCCTTCGCCGAGAAACTCCTCAACTTCATCATCGCCGAAGTCATCCGCCACCACGAACGCATCGCCGTCGCCCCACCACCACCCGCCACACCCGCACCACCGGCAACACCCACGACAGCACCCCCCGCCACCACACCCCCGACTGACCGTTACGACGGAACCCACTCCCCGTCACCGCCCCATCAGGCAGCATGGCCCCCATGCCCGTACTGA
- a CDS encoding SIMPL domain-containing protein, which translates to MTTPPTPHITVRGEGHVETAPDLARIDITLTARGTDRHTTLTDLTQRNTTALNLIRSYGSAIDTLETSTLTLTPELTPHSRNEHIHTHHGTVHLTTTLTDFAPLGELITRLAALDLTRIDGPWWTLRPTSPAHTQARRQAVEDAVHRARDYAHALGTELDALLQLDDTAPDHPLFPSPTLRTAHATESTQTPPPLDLQPQRQTATAHITARFTLHPPTLRSAEHQPPGHPTTANR; encoded by the coding sequence ATGACCACCCCCCCGACCCCCCACATCACCGTCCGCGGCGAAGGCCACGTCGAAACCGCCCCCGACCTCGCCCGCATCGACATCACCCTCACCGCCCGCGGCACCGACCGCCACACCACCCTCACCGACCTCACCCAACGCAACACCACCGCCCTCAACCTCATCCGCAGCTACGGCTCCGCCATCGACACCCTCGAAACCAGCACCCTCACCCTCACCCCCGAACTCACCCCCCACAGCCGCAACGAACACATCCACACCCACCACGGAACCGTCCACCTCACCACGACCCTCACCGACTTCGCCCCCCTCGGTGAACTCATCACCCGCCTCGCCGCCCTCGACCTCACCCGGATCGACGGCCCCTGGTGGACCCTCCGCCCCACCTCACCCGCCCACACCCAGGCCCGCCGACAAGCCGTCGAAGACGCCGTCCACCGCGCCCGCGACTACGCCCACGCCCTCGGCACCGAACTCGACGCCCTCCTCCAACTCGACGACACCGCCCCCGACCACCCCCTCTTCCCAAGCCCCACCCTCCGCACGGCCCACGCCACCGAAAGCACCCAGACCCCCCCGCCCCTCGACCTCCAACCACAACGCCAAACCGCCACCGCCCACATCACCGCCCGCTTCACGCTCCACCCGCCCACCCTCCGGAGCGCCGAACACCAGCCACCCGGACACCCCACCACCGCAAACCGGTAG